In the Juglans microcarpa x Juglans regia isolate MS1-56 chromosome 6D, Jm3101_v1.0, whole genome shotgun sequence genome, one interval contains:
- the LOC121235953 gene encoding uncharacterized protein LOC121235953 — protein MGEIVEEEGPDVGDADRNGEVDNNNTVEVILRTVGPARPSRLRVPSTIKVCDLRRLIAGNDRLPIDHLRLILRGNVLHDNDENGNHVYLRLNDGDSLIVAVKPKPPIKHLREGFDDEDDDEDLKFQLPHSSSRWKRRLYSFLHDKLKLPDILLMAILSLSLKAWALIVLWFILAPVAHRWDLGPLYILGSGFVIIILNLGHRQPGDLSAYSIFNEEFRELPGTLNADRLDRDIRTGQF, from the exons ATGGGAGAGATCGTAGAGGAGGAGGGGCCTGATGTGGGCGACGCTGATCGCAATGGAGAAGTAGATAACAATAATACAGTGGAAGTCATTCTCCGAACCGTCGGCCCCGCTCGCCCCTCTCGCCTCCGCGTTCCCTCTACCATCAAA GTGTGTGATTTGAGAAGATTGATTGCGGGAAACGATCGTCTACCCATTGATCATTTAAGGCTTATTTTGCGAGGGAATGTATTGCATGACAACGACGAAAATGGGAACCATGTCTACCTACGACTTAATGATGGCG aTTCCCTAATTGTTGCTGTCAAACCGAAGCCACCAATTAAACATCTTCGTGAGGGATTTGATGATGAAGACGACGATGAAGATCTG AAGTTTCAGCTCCCACATTCATCAAGTAGGTGGAAAAGGAGGCTTTACTCTTTTCTGCATGATAAGTTGAAGCTTCCAG ATATCCTTTTGATGGCGATTCTTTCTCTCAGTCTAAAGGCATGGGCCCTTATTGTCTTGTGGTTTATCTTGGCACCTGTTGCCCATAGATGGGATCTTGGACCTCTATAT ATACTTGGATCCGGCTTTGTAATCATTATCCTGAATCTTGGACATCGACAACCTGGTGACTTAAG TGCctattctatttttaatgaagaatttAGAGAGCTTCCCGGGACACTTAATGCAGATCGTCTTGATAGAGATATACGAACAGGTCAATTTTGA